The following coding sequences are from one Syngnathus acus chromosome 12, fSynAcu1.2, whole genome shotgun sequence window:
- the rilpl1 gene encoding RILP-like protein 1 isoform X9 has translation MEGHRYIPDDRGGSAMEKNPADLTVMDVYDIAAAVGHEFERIIDQYGCEALSRLMPKVVRVLEILEVMVSRHNIGGPEADELRLELDKLKLERNERLEKEKKHRKELELVEDVWRGEAQDLLCQIAQLQEENKSLLDNVPTRDPGSEDDLQRNDGMSDRERQVMKKLKEVVDKQRDEIRAKDRELTLRSEDIEALQQQQSRLMKINHDLRHKISVVEAQGKALIEQKVELEAGAQTRGQEVGALRQEVTRLRERLKGHAQEASPQPPSPAEREVKTVAEAEAWWENPTPPPPPPGSLGPDEDEDEEAALLWEAMCDDDMPAVYQYFTKEALCQEEETTKEAPDSKDPNRARFTLQELRDVLHERNELKAKVFMLQEELAYYKSDEMDDDTAAPSPEPESRSRSRSSVQPESGIKRLIFTAFMPMVAAGLIQDDPTLQPARGFAALV, from the exons ATGGAGGGACACCGATACATCCCAGATGACCGCGGCGGTTCGGCCATGGAGAAAAACCCAGCCGACCTAACGGTGATGGACGTGTACGACATAGCCGCGGCGGTGGGCCACGAGTTCGAGCGGATCATCGACCAATACGGCTGCGAGGCCCTGTCCCGGCTGATGCCCAAAGTGGTGAGAGTACTGGAGATCCTGGAGGTGATGGTGAGCCGCCACAACATCGGCGGCCCTGAAGCCGACGAGCTGCGCCTAGAGCTGGACAAACTTAAGCTGGAGAGGAACGAGAGGctggagaaggagaaaaagCACAGGAAg GAGCTGGAGCTGGTGGAGGACGTGTGGCGAGGAGAGGCACAGGATCTTCTCTGTCAAATCGCTCAGCTGCAGGAGGAGAACAAGAGTCTTCTGGACAACGTGCCCACGCGAGACCCTGGGAGCGAGGACGACCTTCAGAGGAACGATG GCATGAGCGATCGTGAGCGTCAAGTGATGAAGAAGCTAAAAGAGGTGGTGGACAAGCAGCGGGACGAGATCCGGGCTAAAGACCGCGAGCTCACGCTCAGGAGCGAAGACATCGAAGCG ctccagcagcagcagtcccGTCTCATGAAGATAAACCACGACCTGCGCCACAAGATCTCGGTGGTGGAGGCTCAGGGCAAAGCGCTGATTGAGCAAAAGGTGGAGCTGGAGGCCGGCGCGCAGACCCGCGGCCAAGAAGTGGGAGCCCTGCGGCAAGAAGTAACGCGCCTGCGGGAGCGGCTAAAGGGCCACGCCCAGGAAGCCTCGCCTCAGCCCCCCTCGCCGGCAGAG CGTGAAGTGAAAACTGTGGCGGAGGCGGAGGCTTGGTGGGAGAACCCGACCCCCCCGCCTCCGCCGCCCGGCTCGCTCGGCCCCGACGAGGACGAGGATGAGGAGGCGGCGTTGCTTTGG GAGGCCATGTGCGATGACGACATGCCTGCTGTGTACCAATATTTCACCAAG GAGGCGCTGTGCCAGGAAGAGGAGACAACTAAGGAGGCCCCGGACTCCAAGGACCCCAACCGGGCCCGGTTCACCCTGCAGGAGCTGCGCGACGTCCTGCATGAGCGCAACGAACTCAAAGCCAAAGTTTTCATGCTGCAGGAGGAGCTGGCCTATTACAAAAG TGACGAGATGGATGACGACACGGCCGCTCCCAGTCCCGAGCCCGAATCCAGATCGCGCTCACGTTCTTCTGTGCAGCCAGAGTCCGGAATCAAACGCCT GATCTTCACGGCCTTCATGCCCATGGTGGCAGCTGGTTTGATCCAAGACGATCCTACTTTACAGCCTGCCAGAGGCTTCGCGGCGCTCGTATGA